The Blattabacterium cuenoti genome includes a region encoding these proteins:
- the clpX gene encoding ATP-dependent Clp protease ATP-binding subunit ClpX, protein MEDSLKCNFCGRNKDNNITFLISGVNGHICNFCIEKTYSIIHKKFLGKNINISKKNPNSNNNDNDNDNDSDSIKIKKPKEIKSFLDKYIVGQDEAKKIISVSVYNHYKRIQYNKKNENNIEIEKSNVLLIGKTGTGKTLLAKSISKLLNLPFAIADATTLTEAGYVGEDVESILTKLLQSVNYDINSAEKGIIFLDEIDKISRKSNNPSITRDVSGEGVQQALLKILEGSMVNVPPQGGRKHPDQKMIQINTENILFIAGGTFDGIEKIVSDRIEEMSIGFITNNKRNKKKKKNYLKNILSEDLKKFGLIPEIIGRFPIVAYLNPLNKNMLKKILIEPENALIKQYQKLFGMDQISLNITDEALNIIVDKTFKLGLGARGLRTFCEKIFLDYMFDIEDVQSTLNIDKDIVKHKLCYS, encoded by the coding sequence ATGGAAGATTCGTTAAAATGCAACTTTTGTGGAAGGAATAAAGATAACAATATTACTTTTCTCATATCAGGAGTTAATGGACATATTTGCAATTTCTGCATAGAAAAAACTTATTCCATAATTCATAAAAAATTTTTAGGAAAAAACATCAATATCAGCAAAAAAAATCCTAACAGTAATAACAATGATAACGATAATGATAATGATTCAGATTCAATCAAAATAAAAAAACCAAAAGAAATAAAATCTTTTTTAGATAAATATATTGTTGGACAAGATGAAGCAAAAAAAATTATTTCCGTATCTGTTTACAATCATTACAAACGTATTCAATACAACAAAAAAAATGAGAATAATATAGAAATCGAAAAATCTAATGTATTATTGATTGGAAAAACAGGAACAGGAAAAACTTTGTTGGCCAAAAGCATATCAAAACTACTCAATCTTCCCTTTGCTATAGCTGACGCAACCACTTTAACTGAAGCAGGATATGTAGGTGAAGATGTAGAATCTATTTTAACAAAACTACTACAATCCGTTAATTATGATATAAATTCTGCGGAAAAAGGAATTATCTTTTTAGATGAAATAGATAAAATTTCCAGAAAAAGCAATAATCCTTCTATTACAAGAGATGTATCTGGAGAAGGAGTACAACAAGCCCTACTCAAAATATTGGAAGGATCTATGGTTAATGTACCTCCACAAGGAGGAAGAAAACATCCAGACCAAAAAATGATACAAATAAATACTGAAAACATATTATTTATAGCTGGAGGAACTTTCGATGGAATCGAAAAAATAGTATCTGATAGAATAGAAGAAATGTCCATAGGTTTTATTACTAATAATAAAAGAAACAAAAAGAAAAAAAAAAATTATTTAAAAAATATTCTTTCTGAAGATTTAAAAAAATTTGGATTAATACCTGAAATTATTGGAAGATTTCCTATTGTTGCTTATTTAAATCCATTAAACAAAAATATGTTGAAAAAAATTTTAATAGAACCAGAAAATGCTTTAATAAAACAGTATCAGAAATTATTTGGTATGGATCAAATATCTTTGAATATTACAGACGAAGCATTAAACATTATAGTAGATAAAACATTTAAATTAGGTTTAGGTGCTAGAGGCTTGCGAACTTTTTGTGAAAAAATATTTCTGGACTATATGTTCGATATTGAAGATGTTCAATCCACATTAAATATAGATAAAGATATTGTAAAACATAAACTTTGTTACTCTTAA
- the obgE gene encoding GTPase ObgE: MINDFVDFIKIFCKSGDGGAGFVHFYRDRSITRGGPDGGTGGKGGDIIIQGNSHIHNFLHLRYHKHWIAQSGFPGKKNNITGAKGKDILIEVPVGTVIKNEKKDIIMEITKNFQKKILFEGGKGGKGNTFFKNSIRQSPYHAQPGIKTKGNWIFLELKILSDVGFIGFPNTGKSTLLSVITKAKPKIGNFAFTTKIPHIGVVYIDYNSFLAADIPGIIEKASEGKGLGHRFLRHIERNSVLLFLISSDTRNKKKEYFILLNELKKFNSNLLNKKRLLAISKSDLINNEEKNKIKKSFLKLKENIIFFSSFTQEGLSELINKLWKLIRDRD, from the coding sequence ATGATAAACGATTTTGTTGATTTTATAAAAATTTTTTGTAAAAGTGGAGATGGAGGAGCGGGTTTTGTTCATTTTTATAGAGATAGATCTATAACTAGGGGGGGTCCTGATGGGGGGACAGGAGGTAAAGGAGGTGATATTATTATTCAAGGAAATTCTCACATTCATAATTTTTTACATTTAAGATATCATAAACATTGGATAGCTCAATCTGGTTTTCCTGGAAAAAAAAATAACATAACTGGAGCAAAAGGAAAAGATATTTTAATAGAAGTTCCTGTAGGAACTGTGATAAAAAACGAAAAAAAAGATATAATAATGGAAATAACTAAAAATTTTCAGAAGAAAATTTTATTTGAAGGAGGAAAAGGAGGGAAAGGAAACACTTTTTTTAAAAATTCAATTCGTCAGTCTCCTTATCATGCACAACCAGGAATTAAAACAAAAGGAAATTGGATTTTTTTAGAATTAAAAATCCTATCTGATGTAGGATTCATAGGTTTTCCTAACACTGGAAAATCTACTTTGCTTTCTGTTATTACAAAAGCAAAACCTAAGATAGGAAATTTTGCTTTTACAACTAAAATTCCACATATAGGGGTGGTATATATCGATTATAATTCTTTTTTAGCGGCTGATATTCCTGGAATAATAGAAAAGGCTTCTGAAGGTAAAGGATTAGGCCATCGTTTTTTAAGACATATAGAACGAAATTCCGTTTTGTTATTTTTAATCTCCTCGGATACAAGAAACAAAAAGAAAGAATATTTTATTTTATTAAATGAATTGAAAAAGTTTAATTCAAATCTTTTAAATAAAAAACGTCTATTAGCAATATCAAAATCGGATTTAATAAATAACGAAGAAAAAAATAAGATAAAAAAATCATTTTTAAAATTAAAAGAAAATATCATTTTTTTTTCTTCTTTTACACAAGAGGGATTATCGGAGTTGATAAATAAATTGTGGAAATTAATCAGAGATAGAGATTAA
- a CDS encoding adenylate kinase family protein, with protein sequence MIHIILFGPPGCGKGTQAQIISKKFGFIHLSTGMIFRDHIKRQTHLGKLASFYINKGILVPDIITTNMLNIEIQKHLKAKGIIYDGYPRTRNQILSLEEVLKKFFLGKIDIIFYFFIQKNLIINRLLKRGKTSHRDDDIDIMTVQRRIKEYDNETSMIWNNKKWNNSIIKLNASLSVEKISTLINNKIMNLLYS encoded by the coding sequence ATGATACATATTATATTGTTTGGCCCACCGGGTTGTGGAAAAGGAACTCAAGCTCAAATTATATCAAAAAAGTTTGGTTTTATACATTTATCTACTGGAATGATATTTAGGGATCACATAAAAAGGCAAACTCATTTAGGAAAATTAGCAAGTTTTTATATTAATAAAGGAATATTAGTACCTGATATAATTACTACAAATATGTTAAATATAGAGATACAAAAACATTTGAAAGCTAAAGGAATTATTTATGATGGATATCCTAGAACTAGGAATCAAATTTTATCTTTAGAAGAAGTATTAAAAAAATTTTTTTTAGGAAAAATTGATATAATTTTTTATTTTTTTATTCAAAAAAATTTAATAATAAATAGATTATTAAAAAGAGGAAAAACAAGTCATCGTGATGATGATATAGATATTATGACAGTTCAAAGAAGAATAAAAGAATATGATAATGAAACTTCTATGATATGGAATAATAAAAAATGGAACAATAGTATAATAAAATTAAATGCATCTTTATCTGTAGAAAAAATTTCTACTTTGATAAACAATAAAATTATGAATTTATTATATTCATAA
- the lpdA gene encoding dihydrolipoyl dehydrogenase has translation MHFDVIILGSGPGGYIASIRAAQLGMKTAIVEKESIGGVCLNWGCIPTKSLLNSAKILQSIKKNGDLFGINHENIEINYAKIISKSRKVVDQIRKGISFLMKKNGVHVIYGNAKLKKRKRIEIFKNEKSTEEHSASHIIIATGAIPKIDEKIKYNTKKIITYKEALSLSSLPKKMIIIGSGSIGLEFAYFYHSMGTKVSIIEVCPKLYPNGDDEISDYLKRYFDKIGIENYVSSSIKKIAYKNNEVVVDVQTSFKNIELKADIILYAIGVIPNIQHIGIEEIGIQTEKGFIVVDENYRTNIGGYYAIGDVVPTPSLAHVASFEAINCVESIKGLNCHEIDYNNVPKCVYSLPEIASVGYTEKESIKKGFQIKVSKFPFSALGRAITDENTDGFVKVIFDDKYDEWLGCHMIGGHVTDLISEVVVARKLEATSYEILSSIHPHPSLSESIVESIAHAYGKAIHL, from the coding sequence ATGCATTTTGATGTTATTATTTTAGGTAGCGGACCTGGTGGTTACATTGCTTCCATACGTGCGGCACAACTTGGAATGAAAACAGCAATAGTGGAGAAAGAATCTATTGGAGGTGTTTGTTTAAATTGGGGGTGTATTCCTACTAAATCACTTTTGAACAGTGCTAAAATTTTACAATCCATAAAAAAAAATGGAGATTTATTTGGCATAAATCATGAAAATATTGAAATAAATTATGCTAAAATTATTTCTAAAAGTAGAAAAGTTGTAGATCAAATCAGAAAAGGAATTTCATTTTTAATGAAAAAAAATGGAGTTCATGTAATTTATGGAAATGCAAAATTAAAAAAAAGAAAAAGAATAGAAATTTTTAAGAACGAAAAAAGTACAGAAGAACATTCTGCTTCACACATAATTATTGCAACTGGTGCTATTCCTAAAATAGATGAAAAAATTAAGTATAATACAAAAAAAATTATAACATATAAAGAAGCATTATCTTTATCTTCGTTGCCGAAAAAAATGATTATTATAGGTTCTGGTTCTATAGGATTAGAATTCGCTTATTTTTATCATTCTATGGGAACCAAAGTTTCTATCATAGAAGTATGTCCTAAATTATACCCTAATGGTGATGATGAGATATCTGATTATTTGAAACGTTATTTTGATAAAATAGGAATAGAAAATTATGTGTCTTCTAGTATAAAGAAAATTGCTTATAAAAATAATGAAGTTGTTGTTGATGTTCAAACATCGTTTAAAAATATTGAATTAAAAGCAGATATTATTTTATACGCAATAGGAGTTATTCCAAATATTCAACATATTGGAATAGAAGAAATTGGAATTCAAACAGAAAAAGGATTTATAGTTGTAGATGAAAATTATCGTACAAATATAGGTGGATATTATGCTATTGGAGATGTTGTTCCAACCCCTTCTTTAGCTCATGTTGCTTCGTTTGAAGCCATAAATTGTGTTGAAAGTATTAAAGGGTTAAATTGTCATGAAATAGATTATAATAATGTTCCGAAATGTGTTTATTCACTTCCTGAGATAGCTTCAGTAGGTTATACAGAAAAAGAGTCTATAAAAAAAGGTTTCCAAATCAAAGTGTCTAAATTTCCTTTTAGCGCTCTTGGTAGAGCGATCACTGATGAAAATACTGATGGTTTTGTAAAAGTAATTTTTGATGATAAGTATGACGAATGGTTGGGATGTCATATGATAGGAGGTCATGTTACAGATTTAATTTCAGAAGTAGTAGTTGCTAGAAAATTAGAAGCAACCAGTTATGAAATTTTGAGTAGCATACACCCTCATCCTTCATTAAGTGAATCTATTGTGGAATCTATAGCTCATGCTTATGGAAAAGCTATTCATTTATAA
- the fsa gene encoding fructose-6-phosphate aldolase, translating into MKFFIDTANLKEIDQARSLGMLDGVTTNPSLMSKESLFNQKEIQKHYISICERLKNDENVSAEVISSNYIDMIQEGEKLALLHPRIVVKIPMTKNGIQAIQYLSNKRIKTNCTLVFSAGQAFLAAKAGAYYVSPFVGRLDDVSYNGLKLIREIKNVYENYFFKTKILAASIRHSLHVIECAKIGIHAITSPIKVINSLFNHPLTDIGLEQFIKDYQSKINN; encoded by the coding sequence ATGAAGTTTTTCATAGATACAGCCAATTTAAAGGAAATTGACCAGGCAAGATCATTAGGAATGTTAGATGGGGTTACAACAAATCCATCTTTAATGTCAAAAGAATCTCTTTTCAATCAAAAAGAAATTCAAAAACATTACATATCTATATGTGAACGTTTAAAAAACGATGAAAATGTAAGTGCAGAAGTTATCAGTAGTAATTATATTGATATGATTCAGGAAGGAGAAAAACTAGCTCTTCTTCATCCAAGAATTGTGGTCAAAATACCTATGACAAAAAACGGAATTCAAGCTATTCAATACTTATCTAATAAAAGAATTAAAACTAATTGCACTCTTGTTTTTTCTGCAGGACAAGCTTTTTTAGCAGCTAAAGCTGGAGCCTACTACGTTTCTCCATTTGTAGGAAGATTAGATGATGTCTCTTACAATGGATTAAAATTAATACGAGAAATAAAAAATGTGTATGAAAATTATTTTTTCAAAACCAAAATATTAGCTGCTTCTATACGTCATTCTCTACATGTCATAGAATGTGCAAAAATAGGGATACACGCTATAACCTCTCCTATAAAAGTTATCAATTCTTTGTTTAATCATC